The genomic stretch CTAGATTAATTACATTGAGTGCGAGGCCGCCGACATGATTTCTACTTAGAGACATGGAAGCAATGTTCACTCCATTTTTTCCTAATATGGTTCCTAGCGTTCCTACAATCCCGGGTACATCCTGATTCTCCAACACAAGCATTATACCTTCCGGGGAAGCTTCAACATCGCGACCATTAATGTGCACGATTCGCGGCATACACGCTTTGCCGATTAAGGTGCCTTGTACCGAGTAAGTTTCACCGTTTGCGCCGGTGGCTTCCAAAACAATCAATTCGTTGTAGTCGCGTTCTTTACTGGATTTGACCACTTCATTCTCGATACCCAACTGCTTCATCAAGGTTGGCGCATTAACTGAATTCACATTATCACCACTGATTACCTTGAGGTAACCTTGTAAAATACTCCGAGTTAAAGGATTGGCATCAAACTCAACAATTTTTCCAAAATAGGTGATTTTGATTTTGGTAACCTGATCAGGGGTGATTTGTTTTAGAAAGCTTCCGAGGAGTTCACCCAGGTGAAGATAAGGAGCAAGCGCCTCCAGCGTTTTCCCATCAACGGACGGCATATTTATCGCATTTTGAATTACTCCACCTTGAACGGCAAGGACGACCGCTTCAGCGATTTCAACTCCAACACTCTCCTGAGCCTCGATGGTTGAAGCTCCCAGATGCGGAGTAAGAACAAGATTGTGAAGACTTCTCATCTGGCTATCTTCTGCCAGTGGTTCGTTTTCGTAGACATCCAGTCCCGCGTAAGCCACCTTGCCTGACTCGATAGCATCTACCAAATCATCTTGATTAATTATTCCACCTCGAGCGCAGTTGAATAATCGGACGCCATCTTTCATTTTTGCGATGGAATCTTTGTTGACCATATTCCGGGTAGCATCGGTCAAAGGCATGTGAACCGTAATAAAATCTGCTACCTCAAATACGCCTTCCAGCGTCATCGCTTCTACTCCCATTTGTTTGGCACGGCTCTCTACCAGGTACGGATCGTATGCGACCACACGCATTCCAAAAGCCTGGGCACGCGATGCGAGTTCGGCACCAATCCTTCCAAGACCTAGAATCCCGAGCGTCTTTCGAAAGACTTCTACTCCACCATAAATTTTTCGATCCCAGCGTCCAGCCGTCATAGAGGCATTGGCTTGGGCAACTTGGCGAGCGCCACAAAGGATATGCGTAAAAGTAAGTTCGGCAGTTGCAATAGTGTTACCTCCAGGAGTGTTCATCACCACGACTCCATGTTCGGTAGCTGCATCGATATCTATATTGTCTACCCCAACACCGGCACGTCCAACAACTTTCAGGTTTGGTGCAACCTCGAAAACCTCCTTCGTTATCTTTGTTTCACTCCGAACGATTATTCCTGACACGTCTTTGGCGAGTTCCAGAATCGTTTCGGGTGAAGATCCGTAAGCTTCTATAACTTCAAGACCTTCCTGGTTTCTTAGGAATTCGACGCCACTCGCGGCGATTTTGTCTGCGACAAGTATTTTCATCAGATGTAGGACAGAAAAGCGGATGAATACAAGAACCCGGATATCGAATTGCAACGACGAAATCAGGCAAGTTAGTCCATACCCGTCCGGAATCTAACTTTGATCCAGATCAATAAAGCTTTCACTCAATCTGACCAGTGGAACTTCAAGCTCATCTCCTGTGCCCAGATTTTTTATTTTAGCCACACCTCGGGCAACTTCATCTTCACCAAAAATTGCAGCCCAACGCGCACCACTTTCGTTTGCAGCTTTGAACTGTTTCCCAAATCCAACATTTCGGATGGGGTATTCCACTGAAAAGCCAGCTTCTCGCAGTAACTGAATTTGCCCAAGCGCAGCAGAAAGAGTTTCATCACTGCTAATGATGGCGTAAACATCTGGTGATTGAATGTAATTCGGCAATAACCCTTTCTCCTCCAGAAAGTCCTTAATAACAACATCCCCCATGGCGAACCCGACAGCTGGAAGGTCCGGGCCTCCCAACCTTTTAACAAGGTGGTCGTAGCGACCCCCACCTGCAATTGCTCGATGGTCGCCTTGAATGTCAAAAGCCTCAAAAACAAACCCGGTATAATAAGCAAGCCCCCGAACGATTCCCAAATCAATTCTAATAAAAGAAGCCATTCCCATCGCTTTAAGTCGATTCACCAGAGAATCCCAACCTTCTAATCGTTCACTCAGCTCGGAAGCCAGACTGGCATCTTGAACATGGGCAGTGAAGAACTTCTTCAAATCATCAAGTTCCCGTATTTTGGTAAGCGTATCAACTTTTGCCAAAAAATCTTCGGTAGCTTCATTAAAAAACGGCCGAAGTTTTTCCTCCATCGTCTCCCTAGGTAGCCGTTCGAGCTTGTCGATTAGTCCCAGAACCGCGAAAACTGATTCTTCATCGAGTCCCAGACTCTTTAAATAAAGAACCCATAGGTGACGGTCACTGATTCGAATTACAAAATCTTCCGCCCCCAGCCCCATAACAGTCAGGCTTTGAATCAGGGTAGCAATAATTTCGGCATCAGCTCCCACTCCTGGTTCACCAAAAATATCAGCATTAAATTGATAGAATGAGCGCAGCCTCCCCTTTTGCATTCGCTCGTAACGAAAATTCTCTTCGATACAAAACCATTTGATGGGTCGTTTGAGCGCATTGGCTCGTGCGGCAATCATGCGAGCAAGGCTCGGTGTCATCTCTGGCCTTAAGGCAACCGAGCGGCCACCTTTATCTTCGAAGGCAAATAGTTGATCTACAATTTCGTCTCCCGACTTCTGTTTAAAA from Verrucomicrobiota bacterium encodes the following:
- the serA gene encoding phosphoglycerate dehydrogenase, which codes for MKILVADKIAASGVEFLRNQEGLEVIEAYGSSPETILELAKDVSGIIVRSETKITKEVFEVAPNLKVVGRAGVGVDNIDIDAATEHGVVVMNTPGGNTIATAELTFTHILCGARQVAQANASMTAGRWDRKIYGGVEVFRKTLGILGLGRIGAELASRAQAFGMRVVAYDPYLVESRAKQMGVEAMTLEGVFEVADFITVHMPLTDATRNMVNKDSIAKMKDGVRLFNCARGGIINQDDLVDAIESGKVAYAGLDVYENEPLAEDSQMRSLHNLVLTPHLGASTIEAQESVGVEIAEAVVLAVQGGVIQNAINMPSVDGKTLEALAPYLHLGELLGSFLKQITPDQVTKIKITYFGKIVEFDANPLTRSILQGYLKVISGDNVNSVNAPTLMKQLGIENEVVKSSKERDYNELIVLEATGANGETYSVQGTLIGKACMPRIVHINGRDVEASPEGIMLVLENQDVPGIVGTLGTILGKNGVNIASMSLSRNHVGGLALNVINLDTAPSESAFQEISSNENIKSVLVVSL
- the hisS gene encoding histidine--tRNA ligase, yielding MFKTLPGFRDFYPEDCAVRNHLFRSWRKTAQSYNFKEYDGPILESLDLFKQKSGDEIVDQLFAFEDKGGRSVALRPEMTPSLARMIAARANALKRPIKWFCIEENFRYERMQKGRLRSFYQFNADIFGEPGVGADAEIIATLIQSLTVMGLGAEDFVIRISDRHLWVLYLKSLGLDEESVFAVLGLIDKLERLPRETMEEKLRPFFNEATEDFLAKVDTLTKIRELDDLKKFFTAHVQDASLASELSERLEGWDSLVNRLKAMGMASFIRIDLGIVRGLAYYTGFVFEAFDIQGDHRAIAGGGRYDHLVKRLGGPDLPAVGFAMGDVVIKDFLEEKGLLPNYIQSPDVYAIISSDETLSAALGQIQLLREAGFSVEYPIRNVGFGKQFKAANESGARWAAIFGEDEVARGVAKIKNLGTGDELEVPLVRLSESFIDLDQS